The Paramisgurnus dabryanus chromosome 1, PD_genome_1.1, whole genome shotgun sequence genome includes a window with the following:
- the kera gene encoding keratocan, with the protein MIEISRINPIMKWPIVASLALLLVGQVSAQEMPYEDLLAQLQACPKECRCSPNVPNAVYCDNKSLKYIPIIPPYTWYLYLQNNLIEGLSSEALSNATQLRWINLSRNKITTVEPDALKNLPNLVHLYMEDNLLSTIPSPLPGSLEQLRLSRNKISKIPPGVFSGMDHLTLLDLQSNKLQDDTVTEVNLKGLSNLIQINLAKNQLNSMPLGLPPTTSQIFLDSNNIEKIPAEYFKGLPKVSSLRLNRNKLANVGIPKNVFNLSSILDLQLSYNQLTEMPVISPGLEHLHLDHNRIKSVNGSDVCPPGALEDYYNDNAPRLRYLRLDGNEIKPPIPRDLMMCFRLLRAVVI; encoded by the exons ATGATTGAGATAAGCAG gATAAACCCAATCATGAAGTGGCCGATTGTTGCAAGTCTGGCCCTACTTCTAGTCGGCCAAGTTAGCGCTCAGGAAATGCCCTACGAGGACCTGTTGGCCCAGCTCCAAGCATGTCCAAAAGAGTGCCGCTGCTCCCCAAACGTCCCTAACGCTGTTTACTGTGACAACAAGAGTCTGAAATACATCCCCATCATCCCTCCCTACACCTGGTATCTGTATCTCCAGAACAACCTGATCGAAGGACTCTCATCCGAGGCTCTGAGCAACGCCACACAGCTGAGGTGGATCAACCTCAGTCGCAACAAAATCACAACCGTGGAGCCTGACGCTCTCAAGAATTTACCCAACCTTGTACACCTCTACATGGAGGACAATCTGTTGAGTACCATTCCATCTCCTCTGCCCGGCAGCCTGGAACAGCTACGTCTTTCCCGGAACAAAATCTCAAAGATCCCACCCGGAGTCTTCTCGGGGATGGACCATCTCACCTTGCTGGATCTGCAAAGCAACAAGCTGCAGGATGACACGGTGACTGAGGTCAACCTGAAAGGTCTTAGCAACCTAATCCAGATTAATTTAGCGAAGAATCAGTTGAACAGCATGCCCCTCGGCCTACCACCAACAACCAGCCAGATCTTCCTGGATAGCAATAACATTGAAAAGATTCCTGCTGAGTACTTCAAGGGTCTTCCAAAGGTGTCATCTCTCAGGCTTAATCGTAATAAGCTGGCTAATGTGGGCATCCCAAAAAATGTCTTTAACCTTTCTAGCATATTGGATCTACAGCTCTCTTACAACCAGCTCACTGAGATGCCTGTCATCTCCCCTGGCTTGGAGCACCTGCATCTGGATCACAACAGGATCAAAA GTGTAAATGGCTCTGACGTTTGTCCACCTGGTGCACTTGAAGACTACTACAATGACAACGCCCCCCGTCTGCGCTACCTTCGCCTTGATGGGAACGAAATCAAGCCTCCCATTCCACGAGATCTGATGATGTGTTTCCGTCTCCTCAGGGCGGTTGTCATATAA
- the lum gene encoding lumican produces the protein MFALSCYLFVGLVCQSLGQYYDYEEYYPPSGPEVLSTASCAQECDCPINFPTAMYCNDRNLKFIPIVPSGISYLYLQNNNIEEIKAGVFDNATDLRWLVLDHNHITSDKIQAGTIDKLTKLEKLLFSHNNLTKPPSPLSKSLDELRMTDNQLTSFPSGTLSGMENLTTIHLSKNKLTTESITGAFKGLKSLVLLDVSENKLKKLPAGVPPSLLMLYADNNEIDSIPNGYLAKLPALQYLRVSHNKLVDSGIPAGVFNVSSLLELDLSFNKLKTIPEINEALEHLYLQVNEIEKFELLNICKFSSPVNYSRLKTLRLDGNNVTHHMMPDDTSNCLRMASEIIFE, from the exons ATGTTTGCTCTTAGCTGTTACCTATTTGTTGGACTGGTATGTCAAAGTTTGGGCCAGTACTACGACTACGAGGAGTACTATCCCCCTTCGGGACCTGAGGTACTATCCACTGCAAGTTGTGCCCAAGAATGTGACTGCCCAATTAACTTTCCCACAGCCATGTACTGCAACGACCGCAACCTGAAGTTCATCCCCATCGTGCCAAGTGGAATCAGTTACCTCTACCTGCAGAACAACAATATCGAGGAGATCAAAGCCGGCGTGTTTGATAATGCCACCGACCTTCGCTGGCTTGTTCTCGATCACAACCACATCACCAGCGACAAAATCCAGGCGGGTACCATCGACAAACTGACCAAACTCGAGAAGCTCTTGTTCAGTCACAACAATCTGACCAAACCCCCCAGCCCTCTGTCCAAGTCTTTGGATGAGTTGAGGATGACAGACAACCAGCTCACCTCATTTCCGTCCGGCACTTTGTCTGGTATGGAGAACCTGACCACCATTCACCTATCCAAGAACAAACTGACCACAGAGAGCATCACGGGTGCCTTCAAAGGTCTGAAATCTCTGGTCCTGTTGGACGTCAGTGAGAACAAGCTGAAGAAACTTCCGGCAGGAGTCCCACCTTCGCTGTTGATGCTCTACGCTGATAATAATGAAATCGACAGCATCCCTAATGGCTACCTGGCTAAGCTACCAGCCCTGCAGTATCTGAGGGTTTCCCACAACAAATTGGTGGACTCTGGAATCCCCGCCGGCGTGTTTAACGTGTCCTCTCTCCTCGAGCTGGATTTGTCGTTCAACAAGCTTAAGACCATCCCGGAAATCAACGAAGCCCTCGAGCACCTGTACCTGCAGGTCAACGAGATAGAAA AATTCGAGCTACTGAACATCTGCAAGTTCAGCTCCCCCGTCAACTACTCCAGACTGAAAACCCTGCGTTTGGATGGAAACAACGTCACGCACCACATGATGCCAGACGACACCTCCAACTGCCTACGCATGGCCTCGGAGATCATTTTTGAATAG